In one Natronosalvus amylolyticus genomic region, the following are encoded:
- a CDS encoding ATP-dependent DNA helicase: MTDWRAVFGHDEPYDEQVDGIETAIETAKEGGYTVIEGACGTGKTMIALTAGIDLVRNPDTDYDRVFVLTSVKQQLRQFETDLETINANLADEWNPVSGLTLVGKADVCPYNRENRGGVTDDNVYDRCETLRERTRDLTGESGSTTAGALVANAKSQQIGLADSANASSPAGSTGNARGASYLETADEPTPYPPDMPEYNTGGPAGSEVEYCPFYAQYLEDLPEEASDASPLEAVPFDVTETGLLTPEDLVAQSVRHGTCPHSVMGAVLGDVEVVIGNYYHAFDPTTTAAFTGALLDSSTFVVCDEAHMLEPRVRDLVSDGVADSTLRDAETELSRVLQPVRFEQEGRSTQGGSKTADADLVRAELNDTDVSIEELERTLEFVQDLRGELDRRIRAHLERTHRGWQSDLTDLTDDEIPLREPTEPAEDELSVWASEAGYTDAVWVRAESVGAIVERILNEAEDEEKSRAMPAVGRLLGEWYRRDHTTNFREIELERTWDEMEPADSWRRAYTARLAVHNCVPSDAIGSRLSAFGGGILMSATLEPMDAFTEVTGLEYLEREENRPVVERQYGLHFPERNRESFAVSLPKFTYQNRGSPAEESPTRTAYAEALAQIARLPGNVLVGMPSYGEAEWAASTLEARLTEKPVLLDSSSSDDATQSLKDEFFAGDGKILVTSLRGTLTEGVDYHGDRLSAAAVCGVPIVNTSSPRTKAVRRAYDETFGDGFTYALTVPAVRKARQAIGRVIRSPDDVGVRILLDERYARDSWDSVRSFFPDNSAFQPVSPDMLEFGLERFRKRLEEDS; the protein is encoded by the coding sequence ATGACGGACTGGCGTGCGGTGTTCGGTCACGACGAACCCTACGACGAGCAAGTCGACGGGATCGAAACCGCGATTGAGACTGCCAAAGAGGGTGGCTACACGGTTATCGAAGGAGCCTGCGGGACTGGCAAGACGATGATCGCGCTGACCGCAGGTATCGACCTCGTGCGGAATCCTGACACCGACTACGACCGGGTGTTCGTCCTGACGAGCGTGAAACAGCAACTGCGTCAGTTCGAAACCGATCTCGAGACGATCAACGCGAACCTCGCTGACGAATGGAATCCGGTATCTGGACTCACTCTCGTCGGAAAAGCTGACGTCTGTCCGTACAACCGGGAAAACCGCGGCGGTGTCACCGACGACAACGTCTACGACCGGTGTGAAACCCTGCGCGAGCGCACGCGAGACCTGACCGGAGAGAGTGGGTCGACGACCGCTGGCGCTCTCGTTGCCAACGCGAAAAGTCAACAGATCGGACTGGCCGATAGCGCCAACGCCTCATCTCCCGCTGGTTCCACTGGAAATGCACGGGGTGCCAGCTATCTCGAGACGGCTGACGAACCGACACCGTATCCACCCGACATGCCCGAGTACAATACGGGTGGACCGGCCGGCAGCGAGGTCGAGTACTGTCCGTTCTATGCGCAGTATCTCGAGGACCTCCCGGAGGAAGCGAGCGACGCGAGTCCACTCGAAGCAGTCCCGTTCGACGTCACTGAAACCGGCTTACTCACGCCAGAGGACCTGGTTGCACAGTCGGTTCGACACGGGACCTGCCCGCACTCGGTGATGGGGGCTGTCCTGGGAGATGTCGAGGTGGTGATCGGCAACTACTACCACGCGTTCGATCCGACGACGACGGCCGCATTCACCGGCGCACTGCTCGACTCGTCGACCTTCGTGGTCTGTGATGAAGCACACATGCTAGAGCCCCGCGTTCGCGACCTCGTAAGCGATGGGGTCGCCGATTCGACCCTCCGTGACGCGGAAACCGAACTGTCGCGGGTCCTCCAGCCGGTTCGATTCGAACAGGAGGGTCGGTCGACGCAGGGTGGGTCCAAAACTGCTGATGCCGACCTCGTTCGGGCCGAACTGAACGACACCGACGTTTCTATCGAGGAACTCGAGCGAACACTCGAGTTCGTACAGGATCTTCGTGGTGAACTCGATAGACGGATTCGGGCGCATCTGGAGCGAACCCACCGTGGGTGGCAGTCGGATCTGACTGACTTGACGGACGACGAAATCCCGTTGAGAGAGCCGACCGAACCGGCTGAAGACGAGCTGTCAGTGTGGGCCAGCGAAGCAGGCTACACCGATGCTGTCTGGGTGCGTGCCGAGTCGGTTGGCGCTATCGTCGAGCGGATCCTGAACGAGGCCGAAGACGAGGAGAAATCCCGGGCTATGCCCGCTGTCGGCCGGTTGCTGGGTGAGTGGTACCGTCGGGACCACACGACCAACTTTCGGGAGATCGAACTCGAGCGAACCTGGGACGAGATGGAGCCGGCCGATTCCTGGCGTCGGGCCTACACGGCTCGACTCGCCGTACACAACTGCGTGCCGAGCGATGCCATTGGGTCCAGGCTGTCGGCGTTCGGTGGGGGGATTTTGATGAGTGCGACTCTCGAACCCATGGACGCGTTTACCGAAGTGACGGGGCTCGAATATCTCGAGCGGGAAGAAAACCGACCGGTAGTCGAACGACAGTACGGGCTGCACTTTCCAGAACGAAACCGAGAGAGCTTCGCGGTCTCGCTGCCGAAATTCACGTATCAAAACCGTGGCAGTCCGGCCGAGGAGTCGCCGACGCGAACTGCCTACGCGGAGGCGCTCGCCCAGATTGCACGGCTTCCGGGAAACGTCCTGGTCGGGATGCCGAGTTACGGCGAGGCCGAATGGGCTGCCAGCACGCTCGAGGCACGACTCACTGAGAAGCCAGTTTTGCTCGATTCCTCGAGCAGCGACGACGCGACCCAATCGCTCAAAGACGAGTTCTTCGCCGGCGACGGGAAGATTCTCGTGACGAGTCTACGGGGGACGCTCACTGAGGGTGTCGATTATCACGGTGACCGGTTGAGTGCGGCCGCCGTCTGTGGCGTCCCGATCGTCAACACCTCGAGTCCGCGCACGAAAGCCGTTCGTCGAGCGTACGACGAGACGTTCGGTGACGGTTTTACCTACGCGCTCACTGTCCCGGCGGTTCGAAAGGCCAGACAGGCCATCGGGCGAGTTATCCGCAGTCCCGATGACGTGGGCGTCCGTATCCTCCTGGACGAACGGTACGCTCGCGATAGCTGGGATTCGGTACGCTCGTTTTTCCCCGATAATTCAGCGTTTCAACCGGTCAGCCCCGATATGCTCGAGTTCGGCCTCGAGCGGTTTCGGAAACGGCTCGAGGAAGATAGCTGA
- a CDS encoding ABC transporter substrate-binding protein: MDRRTFVHALAGSTALALPALSGCARREDDPEPEPPAADGDAEPDEPVEEGTLRIATTKPFVEGEASAAIWLKKTFEERFEDAEIDWVLPEAGMAHYVERDRRDFLPDVDVYLGFTASDLALADIELENRPLFRSLNRDRIDTIDEIRDGLDLQDPTDRILPVSTQYVSLLVDETAVSPPTSIEALTEPDYESAVVTTSPRYNPRGRGFLSWLIDDVGPDRYLEQWQALRENDLAVEQTWADALASYDDGRAILPAFATDALDRILEGNAPERNRISYPGNVGYAEPRLVGIFEGAIQVDLAYEFVSFVLEPDVQAAIAPRIGQYPALPLEGLDVAPDDDEDTDGDDSTGSDDETEPTGDDTDDGSQTDDTSGDQTGDDSSDTDNDTDETDDGASDDTQDTDDDTVDVDDDAEDTDETEETDLERRQRVFAEHAIEPADIVTLSYETRRDDLPELIEDWALEFDPGSL; this comes from the coding sequence ATGGACCGGCGAACGTTCGTCCACGCACTGGCGGGTTCGACAGCCCTAGCGCTCCCTGCACTGAGCGGCTGTGCGAGGCGAGAAGACGATCCAGAACCCGAGCCACCTGCAGCGGACGGAGACGCCGAACCGGACGAACCGGTCGAAGAGGGGACGCTACGCATCGCAACGACGAAACCGTTCGTCGAGGGCGAAGCGTCAGCAGCGATCTGGCTCAAAAAGACCTTTGAAGAACGCTTCGAGGACGCAGAAATCGACTGGGTTCTCCCCGAAGCAGGCATGGCACACTACGTCGAACGTGACCGTCGAGATTTCCTCCCCGATGTCGACGTCTATCTCGGATTCACGGCATCCGATCTCGCCCTGGCCGACATCGAACTCGAGAACAGACCCCTGTTTCGGTCACTCAACCGCGACCGGATCGACACCATCGATGAGATTCGGGACGGCCTCGACCTCCAAGATCCGACCGACCGAATCCTCCCAGTCAGTACCCAGTACGTGTCCTTACTGGTCGACGAAACCGCTGTTTCCCCACCCACATCCATCGAAGCACTCACCGAGCCGGACTACGAATCCGCGGTCGTCACGACCTCACCGCGGTACAACCCCCGCGGCCGTGGCTTCCTGAGCTGGCTCATCGACGACGTCGGGCCAGATCGATATCTCGAGCAATGGCAAGCCCTCAGAGAAAACGATCTCGCAGTCGAACAAACCTGGGCCGATGCACTCGCCAGCTACGACGACGGACGAGCGATACTACCGGCGTTCGCCACCGATGCACTCGACAGAATCCTCGAGGGGAATGCGCCCGAGCGCAATCGCATTTCCTACCCGGGCAACGTCGGGTACGCCGAACCGCGGCTGGTCGGAATCTTCGAAGGGGCGATCCAGGTCGACCTGGCCTACGAATTTGTCTCGTTCGTTCTCGAACCCGACGTTCAGGCCGCTATCGCACCCCGAATCGGACAGTACCCCGCACTGCCACTCGAGGGCCTCGACGTCGCTCCAGACGATGATGAGGATACCGACGGTGACGACAGTACAGGGTCCGACGACGAGACGGAACCGACCGGCGACGACACCGATGACGGTAGCCAAACGGACGACACGAGTGGCGACCAAACCGGGGACGACAGTTCAGACACTGACAACGATACCGATGAGACGGACGACGGTGCTTCGGACGACACGCAGGACACTGATGATGATACCGTAGATGTCGACGATGATGCTGAAGACACTGACGAAACGGAGGAAACCGACCTCGAACGGCGACAACGGGTGTTTGCCGAACACGCGATTGAACCCGCAGACATCGTGACGCTCTCCTACGAAACCCGACGAGACGACCTCCCCGAGTTGATCGAAGACTGGGCGCTCGAGTTCGACCCGGGAAGCCTCTGA
- the hemL gene encoding glutamate-1-semialdehyde 2,1-aminomutase produces the protein MNDERSRALYDRALSVMPGGVNSAVRAAIEPYPFFVQKGDGGHVIDADGNRLIDWVMGLGPLLLGHDLPDTVQAAIQRTASEGPMYGTPTEVEVDLAEFVARHVPSVEKIRFVNSGTEATVSAVRLARGATGRNKIVIMQGGYHGAQESTLVEGDADTPAPSSAGIPTDFAKHTLPVPFNDEAAVQSVFDEHGDDIAGVLVEPILANYGIVHPVDGYLETLRELTDAHGSLLIFDEVITGFRVGGLGCAQSRFGITPDLTTFGKIIGGGFPVGAIGGRADLIEHFAPTGDVFQAGTFSGHPVTMAAGLETLTFAAENDVYDHVNGLGEQLRGGLTDILADQAPNYTVVGTDSMFKVVFTRDGPSREGLEGQCEAGCTQNPECPRFDTCPKNAGDVKRAETERWRRIFWGEMREQGVFLSQNQFESQFISYGHTTEDVERTLEAYKHAL, from the coding sequence ATGAACGACGAACGCTCACGTGCGCTGTACGACCGGGCACTTTCCGTGATGCCCGGCGGCGTCAACTCTGCCGTTCGCGCCGCTATCGAGCCGTATCCGTTTTTCGTCCAGAAGGGTGATGGTGGTCATGTCATCGATGCGGACGGGAACCGACTCATCGACTGGGTGATGGGCCTCGGACCGCTCCTTCTCGGTCACGACCTCCCAGACACCGTCCAGGCAGCCATCCAGCGGACTGCCAGTGAGGGACCAATGTACGGCACCCCAACGGAAGTCGAAGTCGACCTCGCTGAGTTCGTCGCCCGCCACGTCCCCAGCGTCGAGAAGATTCGATTCGTCAACTCGGGAACCGAAGCCACGGTCTCCGCCGTCCGCCTCGCTCGAGGCGCCACCGGACGGAACAAAATCGTCATCATGCAGGGTGGATATCACGGGGCTCAGGAGTCGACGCTGGTCGAAGGCGACGCCGATACTCCTGCTCCGTCTTCTGCCGGGATTCCGACCGATTTCGCTAAACATACCCTGCCAGTCCCGTTCAATGACGAGGCGGCCGTCCAGTCCGTGTTCGACGAACATGGCGACGATATCGCTGGCGTCCTCGTCGAACCTATCCTCGCGAATTACGGCATCGTTCACCCTGTCGACGGCTACCTCGAGACGCTTCGCGAACTCACCGACGCACACGGCTCACTGCTGATCTTCGACGAAGTCATCACTGGCTTCCGTGTGGGTGGATTAGGCTGTGCCCAGAGTCGGTTCGGCATCACGCCGGATCTCACCACCTTCGGAAAGATCATCGGCGGTGGGTTTCCGGTGGGAGCAATCGGCGGCCGTGCCGACCTGATCGAACACTTCGCCCCAACTGGAGATGTCTTCCAGGCGGGAACCTTCTCCGGACATCCCGTGACAATGGCTGCGGGTCTGGAGACGCTCACGTTCGCGGCCGAAAACGATGTCTACGATCACGTTAACGGCCTCGGGGAACAGCTCCGTGGCGGACTGACGGATATTCTCGCCGACCAGGCACCGAACTACACCGTGGTCGGGACCGACAGCATGTTCAAAGTGGTCTTCACGCGCGATGGTCCCTCTCGAGAGGGCCTCGAGGGCCAGTGTGAGGCTGGCTGTACACAGAACCCGGAGTGTCCTCGATTCGATACCTGTCCGAAAAACGCGGGGGACGTCAAACGGGCCGAAACCGAGCGCTGGCGACGGATCTTCTGGGGCGAGATGCGAGAACAGGGCGTGTTCCTCTCACAGAATCAGTTCGAGAGCCAGTTCATCAGCTACGGACACACGACCGAAGACGTCGAGCGGACGCTCGAGGCGTATAAACATGCCCTCTAA
- a CDS encoding AI-2E family transporter: MSPDRRYVLGGIVVLLGFVTGAILLEVLGTILFALTVAYVLVPVSNWLERRGLTPWFAAVGATIVGFLGAFAVFAPIFVTLYLRRGELLAFIQTIPDEILIAVPLLDSTITLESAEVQRLITAQVQDIALSMGAAAPELAIKLALFVLLLFGLLLKGDAAGQAAIAPVPHEYRDIVGALDKRARETLYAIYVLQAGTSVATLLIGYPLFLLLGYESAFTMAFIAALLQFVPIIGPSLLIVPLAAFHVTMGEIGAAILLTVLGIGLVAWFPDVAVRPRLARRSVGLPGSLYFVGFTGGLFTLGAIGIVVGPLIVAVFVESVNLLSEEVNADVTLSDFHAVDDEGPDTLTERGDDTLAYEDDDSRGVDSPSSGSDGLSASVTESERADGYSDENRTGTPSTDSDR, translated from the coding sequence GTGTCACCGGATCGTCGCTACGTGCTCGGGGGGATCGTCGTCTTACTCGGGTTCGTTACGGGTGCGATTTTACTCGAGGTGCTCGGAACAATCCTGTTCGCCTTGACTGTGGCGTACGTCCTGGTACCGGTGAGCAACTGGCTCGAGCGCCGAGGATTGACGCCGTGGTTTGCGGCTGTTGGGGCGACTATCGTTGGGTTTCTCGGTGCTTTTGCTGTTTTTGCACCAATCTTTGTGACCTTGTATCTGCGACGAGGCGAGTTGCTGGCGTTTATTCAAACGATTCCGGATGAAATTCTGATCGCCGTCCCCCTCCTCGATTCGACGATAACGCTCGAGTCGGCGGAGGTACAGCGACTGATCACCGCACAGGTACAGGATATCGCACTGAGTATGGGCGCAGCAGCGCCGGAACTCGCGATTAAATTAGCACTGTTCGTCTTGTTGTTGTTCGGCCTGTTGCTCAAAGGTGATGCCGCCGGGCAGGCGGCTATCGCTCCGGTTCCACACGAGTATCGAGACATCGTCGGCGCGCTCGACAAACGGGCACGCGAAACGCTGTACGCAATTTACGTCCTCCAGGCCGGGACGTCGGTGGCGACGTTGCTCATCGGCTATCCGCTCTTTTTGTTGCTCGGTTACGAGTCGGCTTTTACTATGGCGTTTATAGCAGCACTCTTGCAGTTCGTCCCGATTATCGGTCCGAGTTTGTTGATCGTTCCGCTGGCGGCGTTTCACGTGACGATGGGTGAAATCGGTGCGGCTATCCTTCTGACAGTGCTCGGTATCGGGTTAGTCGCCTGGTTCCCGGACGTAGCCGTCCGTCCACGCCTCGCGCGTCGTTCGGTTGGCCTTCCAGGGAGCCTCTATTTCGTCGGATTTACGGGCGGCCTGTTTACGCTCGGTGCAATTGGCATCGTCGTCGGGCCGCTGATCGTAGCGGTTTTCGTCGAGTCGGTCAATCTCCTTTCTGAAGAGGTCAACGCCGATGTCACTCTCAGCGATTTCCACGCTGTTGACGACGAGGGACCGGATACACTGACCGAACGAGGAGACGACACACTGGCCTACGAAGACGACGACTCCAGAGGCGTGGATTCGCCCTCGAGTGGAAGCGACGGCCTCTCGGCCAGCGTGACCGAAAGCGAACGAGCAGACGGTTATTCCGACGAGAACCGTACAGGCACGCCATCAACCGACAGCGACCGCTGA
- a CDS encoding DUF5518 domain-containing protein encodes MNKSTAIHALIGALVGAIISFIPFSTVIGGALAGFLEGPDNTEGFLAGLLAGIFLFIPGLGSLLFVFGFLGFGFGLGGLPFEGLALSFVILSFIGFVVALYTIGAAAVGGFMGAWAAREYPEQRYRLRDTLGFSTDSISTDSTVTSAPVDADPAVDPIDSRKAGDVRTETPRSETETSDSPDER; translated from the coding sequence ATGAACAAGTCGACAGCAATACACGCGCTCATCGGTGCACTGGTTGGAGCGATCATCTCGTTTATCCCGTTTTCGACCGTGATAGGCGGTGCACTTGCTGGCTTCCTCGAGGGACCGGATAACACAGAAGGCTTTTTAGCTGGGCTGCTCGCCGGAATCTTCCTGTTTATACCAGGGCTCGGGTCGTTGCTGTTCGTTTTCGGATTCCTTGGATTCGGCTTCGGACTGGGTGGCCTCCCCTTCGAAGGTCTGGCGCTGTCTTTCGTCATCCTCAGCTTCATCGGGTTCGTCGTCGCCCTCTATACGATCGGGGCCGCCGCAGTCGGCGGATTTATGGGTGCGTGGGCCGCTCGAGAGTATCCAGAACAGCGCTATCGACTCAGGGATACGCTTGGTTTTTCGACCGACTCGATTTCGACCGACTCGACTGTCACCAGCGCGCCCGTGGACGCAGATCCTGCAGTCGATCCAATTGACTCGAGGAAGGCGGGGGACGTTCGAACTGAGACTCCGCGTTCGGAAACCGAAACGTCCGATTCACCCGACGAGCGCTGA
- a CDS encoding methyltransferase domain-containing protein has translation MSYTDQLDTNKLEAKVKAVYQDVAQSPDEDFHFEMGRPLAERLGYDPANLDQVPQAAVDSFAGVGYHFDLAAIEPGERVLDLGSGSGMDVFVASIHAGETGEVVGLDMTDEQLKKARQLRDDGGFENVRFEHGYIESLPFDDGTFDIVISNGVINLSPEKERVFEEIRRVLGSDGRLALSDIISEEQMPESIKTSADLWAACIGGAMQVDNYTDALEESGLEVATKRRNDEYAFISDQAAGACEKYGVNSISVLARMD, from the coding sequence ATGAGCTACACAGACCAACTCGATACGAACAAACTCGAGGCAAAAGTCAAGGCGGTGTATCAGGACGTTGCGCAATCGCCCGACGAGGACTTTCACTTCGAGATGGGGCGACCGCTCGCAGAGCGACTCGGATACGACCCCGCGAACCTCGATCAGGTACCGCAGGCCGCCGTCGATTCCTTTGCCGGTGTCGGCTATCACTTCGACCTCGCGGCTATCGAACCCGGTGAGCGAGTGCTCGATCTCGGTAGCGGTTCCGGGATGGACGTCTTCGTCGCTTCGATACACGCGGGTGAAACCGGCGAGGTCGTCGGCCTCGATATGACCGACGAACAACTAAAAAAGGCGCGTCAACTCCGCGATGACGGCGGCTTCGAGAACGTCAGATTCGAACACGGGTACATCGAATCGTTACCGTTCGACGACGGCACGTTCGATATCGTCATCTCGAACGGCGTGATCAACCTCTCTCCCGAGAAAGAGCGCGTCTTCGAAGAGATTCGACGGGTTCTCGGATCTGACGGTCGGTTAGCGCTGTCCGATATCATCAGCGAGGAACAGATGCCCGAATCGATCAAAACCAGCGCAGACCTCTGGGCAGCCTGCATCGGCGGTGCGATGCAGGTCGATAACTATACTGACGCCCTCGAGGAGTCGGGACTCGAGGTTGCGACCAAACGGCGAAACGACGAGTACGCGTTCATCTCCGACCAGGCAGCAGGTGCCTGTGAAAAGTACGGCGTGAACAGCATCTCGGTGCTGGCACGGATGGACTGA
- the rpiA gene encoding ribose 5-phosphate isomerase A, whose amino-acid sequence MCAKTTGGSAEAKRRAGERAAKAVEDGMVVGLGTGSTTAYAIEAIGRAVADGLEVQGVPTSFQSRQLALECEIPLTDLDAVSGVDLAIDGADQVVDGGDDRDGTAPGHAGPDSEHTDDEGEHTGADGDLIKGGGGAHTREKLIAAAADRFLVVADPTKCTPVLERPVPVEAIPAAHTVVADRVRDLGGEPTLRLASHKDGPVVTDNGNFVLDCAFGPIDDAKPLEQALSSTPGVLEHGLFLEMADTVYIGTEDGVDVRQY is encoded by the coding sequence ATGTGTGCGAAAACGACGGGTGGCTCCGCGGAAGCCAAACGCCGTGCGGGGGAACGGGCAGCGAAGGCGGTCGAAGACGGCATGGTCGTCGGTCTCGGTACGGGGTCGACCACCGCGTACGCCATCGAGGCCATCGGTCGGGCGGTCGCTGACGGGCTCGAGGTGCAGGGGGTTCCGACCTCGTTTCAGTCTCGCCAGCTCGCACTCGAGTGTGAGATACCCCTGACGGACCTCGATGCCGTCTCTGGGGTAGACCTGGCAATCGACGGGGCCGATCAGGTTGTCGATGGCGGCGACGACAGGGACGGGACAGCCCCCGGGCACGCTGGGCCCGATAGTGAGCACACCGACGATGAAGGTGAGCACACCGGAGCCGATGGCGACCTGATCAAGGGTGGGGGCGGGGCACACACACGCGAGAAACTGATCGCCGCGGCGGCCGACCGCTTTCTCGTCGTGGCCGACCCCACAAAGTGTACCCCCGTCCTCGAGCGCCCGGTTCCAGTCGAAGCGATCCCCGCCGCACACACCGTCGTTGCCGATCGCGTTCGCGACCTCGGTGGCGAACCAACCCTCCGGCTCGCCAGCCACAAAGACGGTCCGGTCGTCACCGACAACGGGAATTTCGTGCTCGACTGCGCGTTCGGCCCGATCGACGACGCGAAACCGCTCGAGCAGGCGCTATCCTCGACGCCGGGCGTCCTCGAGCACGGGCTGTTCCTCGAGATGGCCGACACCGTCTACATCGGGACCGAGGACGGTGTCGACGTGCGTCAGTACTAA
- a CDS encoding ABC transporter permease, giving the protein MRPLESLRLSWRSIRGHRLRSALTTLGVIIGIAAVIAFVSLGASLQAGIIGDISPDDQRNLYGWAADPETEGGPLAGAQFIFSQNDLDSVSELEEVDAAYGYATIDAQSITYGGETRLQGDGLIAAGPSYIRDDSLDEGRQFEMGEREAVINPAAAGQFEENVSVGDELEVTIITGGTETITVVGITDSSEGQSPFEGFEAAPRIYVPTDPFYVEQAVGPAAGNGNAGEDNGGSGVRFLAIVVEARSADQDDVDRTRDAAITYFESDESDASEFLGDDLAVILQTSTELLQQLEDILGLLQNFIVGIAAISLVVGSIGIANIMLVSVTERTREIGIMKAVGAQNRDILTLFLSEAVILGVIGAVLGTALGLAVGYLGAWYIDLPLIYPYEYVVLAIGAGIGVGVVSGLYPAWRAARTDPIDALRYE; this is encoded by the coding sequence ATGCGGCCACTCGAGTCTCTGCGACTGTCCTGGCGGTCGATCCGCGGGCACCGCCTCCGGTCGGCACTGACGACCCTCGGCGTGATCATCGGTATCGCTGCCGTCATCGCCTTCGTCAGTCTCGGCGCGAGTCTTCAGGCAGGAATCATCGGCGATATCAGCCCCGACGATCAACGAAACCTCTACGGCTGGGCGGCCGACCCCGAGACAGAAGGTGGACCACTGGCAGGTGCCCAGTTCATCTTCAGTCAGAACGACCTAGATAGCGTCAGCGAACTCGAGGAAGTTGACGCCGCCTACGGCTATGCGACCATCGACGCCCAGTCGATAACGTACGGTGGTGAGACACGGTTACAGGGTGATGGACTGATAGCCGCCGGGCCCTCGTATATCCGCGATGACTCACTCGATGAGGGTCGCCAGTTCGAGATGGGTGAACGCGAAGCCGTCATCAATCCCGCTGCTGCAGGCCAGTTCGAGGAGAACGTGAGCGTCGGCGACGAACTCGAGGTAACGATCATCACTGGTGGAACGGAAACGATCACCGTCGTCGGGATCACCGATTCTTCCGAAGGACAGAGCCCGTTCGAAGGGTTCGAAGCCGCCCCACGGATCTACGTCCCGACCGACCCGTTCTACGTCGAACAGGCCGTTGGGCCCGCAGCAGGGAACGGCAATGCGGGCGAAGATAACGGTGGCAGTGGCGTCAGATTCCTTGCCATCGTCGTCGAAGCACGCAGTGCCGACCAGGACGACGTCGACCGCACTCGAGACGCAGCTATCACGTACTTCGAGAGCGACGAATCAGACGCCAGCGAGTTCCTCGGGGACGATCTCGCCGTCATCTTACAGACGAGCACCGAACTCCTCCAGCAACTCGAGGACATCCTCGGCTTGCTCCAGAACTTTATCGTCGGCATCGCCGCGATTTCGCTCGTCGTTGGCTCGATCGGTATCGCCAACATCATGCTCGTCTCCGTAACCGAACGAACCCGCGAGATCGGGATCATGAAAGCTGTCGGTGCACAGAACCGAGATATTCTCACGCTCTTTTTGAGCGAAGCCGTCATCCTGGGCGTGATCGGCGCGGTACTCGGCACCGCGCTCGGATTAGCCGTCGGCTATCTCGGTGCATGGTACATCGACCTGCCGCTGATCTACCCCTACGAGTACGTCGTCCTGGCGATCGGTGCTGGCATCGGTGTCGGCGTCGTATCCGGCCTGTACCCCGCCTGGCGGGCGGCCCGGACCGACCCGATCGACGCGCTCCGATATGAGTGA
- a CDS encoding ABC transporter ATP-binding protein, whose translation MGTVGDAVEMVDVRKTYHIGEPVHALDGVTLSIPRGSYTAIMGPSGSGKSTLMNLLGCLDTPTSGTVSVDGQEISALSDRERTTLRGTTVGFVFQTFNLMPRLNALENVALPQLFRGVNREDRHDRARDLLERVGLGDRIDHQPNELSGGQRQRVALARALVNDPAIILADEPTGNLDSETEADVLDLFEEFHDAGTTMIVVTHERHVAERAERIIHLLDGEIEWIETLDDDSVSASDSRGETEGSETGGDAGAIDGCDADATDGDDAGSTDDVDANRNRENGANVTDENGGR comes from the coding sequence ATGGGAACTGTCGGTGACGCCGTGGAGATGGTGGACGTACGCAAGACCTACCACATCGGTGAACCGGTACACGCACTCGATGGAGTCACGCTCTCGATTCCGCGCGGTTCGTACACCGCAATCATGGGACCGAGCGGGTCCGGGAAGTCGACGCTGATGAATCTACTTGGCTGTCTCGACACGCCAACCTCGGGCACCGTCTCCGTCGACGGACAGGAGATTTCTGCGCTATCAGATCGCGAACGAACGACGCTCCGGGGAACCACTGTCGGGTTCGTGTTCCAGACGTTCAACCTCATGCCCCGACTGAACGCCCTCGAGAACGTCGCCCTCCCACAACTATTCCGTGGCGTCAACCGCGAAGACCGTCACGACCGTGCCCGTGACTTGCTCGAGCGCGTGGGCCTCGGCGACCGAATCGACCACCAACCGAACGAACTCTCAGGTGGCCAGCGCCAGCGCGTCGCCCTGGCTCGAGCCCTGGTGAACGACCCGGCGATTATCCTGGCCGACGAACCGACCGGGAATCTCGACAGCGAGACCGAAGCCGACGTGCTCGATCTGTTCGAGGAGTTCCACGACGCCGGCACCACCATGATCGTCGTCACCCACGAACGACACGTGGCCGAGCGAGCCGAACGAATTATTCACTTGCTCGACGGGGAAATCGAGTGGATCGAAACACTCGATGACGACTCGGTCTCTGCTAGCGATTCTCGAGGTGAAACGGAGGGGTCTGAGACGGGTGGTGATGCGGGTGCGATCGACGGTTGTGATGCGGATGCGACCGACGGTGATGATGCGGGTTCGACCGACGATGTTGATGCGAACAGAAACCGCGAGAACGGTGCGAACGTTACCGACGAGAACGGGGGTCGATGA